The Saccopteryx leptura isolate mSacLep1 chromosome 2, mSacLep1_pri_phased_curated, whole genome shotgun sequence genome has a window encoding:
- the KCNJ15 gene encoding ATP-sensitive inward rectifier potassium channel 15 isoform X1 produces the protein MVARWVKGRRDSPFALKKTASELLSDPKSLTMDSIHLSVSSAPLVKHTAGAGLKTHRPRVMSKSGHSNVRIDKVDGIYLLYLQDLWTTVIDMKWRYKLTLFAATFVMTWFLFGVIYYAIAFIHGDLEPEGPISNHTPCIMKVDSLTGAFLFSLESQTTIGYGVRSITEECPHAIFLLVAQLVITTLIEIFITGTFLAKIARPKKRAETIKFSHCAVITKQNGKLCLVIQVANMRKSLLIQCQLSGKLLQTHVTKEGERILLNQATVKFHVDSSSESPFLILPLTFYHVLDEASPLRDLTPQNLKEKDFELVVLLNATVESTSAVCQSRTSYIPEEIHWGFEFVPVVSLSKNGKYVADFSQFEQIRKSLDCTFYCADSEKQKLEEKYRQEDQRERELRTLLLQQSNV, from the exons ATGGTCGCCAGGTGGGTGAAGGGGCGCAGGGACAGTCCATTTGCCTTGAAGAAGACGGCGTCTGAGCTGCTGA GTGATCCCAAGAGTCTGACAATGGACTCAATTCACCTTAGTGTGTCCAGTGCTCCCCTGGTAAAGCACACAGCGGGAGCAGGACTCAAGACCCATAGACCCCGAGTCATGTCCAAGAGTGGGCACAGCAATGTGAGAATTGACAAGGTGGACGGCATATACCTACTCTACCTCCAAGACTTGTGGACGACGGTGATCGACATGAAGTGGAGATACAAACTCACCCTGTTTGCTGCCACGTTCGTGATGACCTGGTTCCTTTTTGGAGTGATCTACTATGCCATCGCCTTTATTCACGGGGACTTAGAACCAGAGGGGCCTATTTCAAATCACACCCCCTGCATCATGAAAGTGGACTCACTTACGGGAGCGTTCCTCTTCTCCCTCGAGTCCCAGACAACCATTGGCTATGGCGTCCGCTCCATCACAGAGGAATGCCCTCATGCCATTTTCCTGCTGGTTGCTCAGCTGGTCATCACGACCTTGATTGAGATCTTCATCACAGGCACCTTCCTGGCCAAGATCGCCAGACCCAAAAAGCGGGCGGAGACCATCAAGTTCAGCCACTGCGCTGTCATCACCAAGCAGAATGGGAAGCTGTGCTTGGTAATCCAGGTGGCCAACATGAGGAAGAGCCTTCTGATTCAGTGCCAGCTTTCCGGCAAGCTCCTCCAGACCCACGTCACCAAGGAAGGGGAGCGGATCCTCCTCAACCAAGCCACTGTCAAATTCCACGTGGACTCCTCTTCGGAGAGCCCCTTCCTCATTTTGCCCTTGACATTCTACCACGTGCTGGATGAGGCCAGCCCCCTGAGAGATCTCACGCCCCAGAACCTGAAGGAGAAGGACTTTGAACTTGTGGTCCTACTCAACGCCACCGTGGAGTCCACCAGCGCCGTCTGCCAGAGCCGCACATCCTACATCCCGGAGGAGATCCACTGGGGCTTTGAGTTTGTGCCTGtggtctctctctccaaaaacgGAAAGTACGTGGCTGACTTCAGTCAGTTTGAACAGATCCGGAAGAGCCTCGATTGCACGTTTTACTGCGCGGATTCGGAGAAGCAGAAACTGGAGGAAAAGTACAGGCAGGAGGATCAGAGGGAGAGGGAACTGAGAACTCTCttgttacaacagagcaatgtctgA
- the KCNJ15 gene encoding ATP-sensitive inward rectifier potassium channel 15 isoform X2, protein MDSIHLSVSSAPLVKHTAGAGLKTHRPRVMSKSGHSNVRIDKVDGIYLLYLQDLWTTVIDMKWRYKLTLFAATFVMTWFLFGVIYYAIAFIHGDLEPEGPISNHTPCIMKVDSLTGAFLFSLESQTTIGYGVRSITEECPHAIFLLVAQLVITTLIEIFITGTFLAKIARPKKRAETIKFSHCAVITKQNGKLCLVIQVANMRKSLLIQCQLSGKLLQTHVTKEGERILLNQATVKFHVDSSSESPFLILPLTFYHVLDEASPLRDLTPQNLKEKDFELVVLLNATVESTSAVCQSRTSYIPEEIHWGFEFVPVVSLSKNGKYVADFSQFEQIRKSLDCTFYCADSEKQKLEEKYRQEDQRERELRTLLLQQSNV, encoded by the coding sequence ATGGACTCAATTCACCTTAGTGTGTCCAGTGCTCCCCTGGTAAAGCACACAGCGGGAGCAGGACTCAAGACCCATAGACCCCGAGTCATGTCCAAGAGTGGGCACAGCAATGTGAGAATTGACAAGGTGGACGGCATATACCTACTCTACCTCCAAGACTTGTGGACGACGGTGATCGACATGAAGTGGAGATACAAACTCACCCTGTTTGCTGCCACGTTCGTGATGACCTGGTTCCTTTTTGGAGTGATCTACTATGCCATCGCCTTTATTCACGGGGACTTAGAACCAGAGGGGCCTATTTCAAATCACACCCCCTGCATCATGAAAGTGGACTCACTTACGGGAGCGTTCCTCTTCTCCCTCGAGTCCCAGACAACCATTGGCTATGGCGTCCGCTCCATCACAGAGGAATGCCCTCATGCCATTTTCCTGCTGGTTGCTCAGCTGGTCATCACGACCTTGATTGAGATCTTCATCACAGGCACCTTCCTGGCCAAGATCGCCAGACCCAAAAAGCGGGCGGAGACCATCAAGTTCAGCCACTGCGCTGTCATCACCAAGCAGAATGGGAAGCTGTGCTTGGTAATCCAGGTGGCCAACATGAGGAAGAGCCTTCTGATTCAGTGCCAGCTTTCCGGCAAGCTCCTCCAGACCCACGTCACCAAGGAAGGGGAGCGGATCCTCCTCAACCAAGCCACTGTCAAATTCCACGTGGACTCCTCTTCGGAGAGCCCCTTCCTCATTTTGCCCTTGACATTCTACCACGTGCTGGATGAGGCCAGCCCCCTGAGAGATCTCACGCCCCAGAACCTGAAGGAGAAGGACTTTGAACTTGTGGTCCTACTCAACGCCACCGTGGAGTCCACCAGCGCCGTCTGCCAGAGCCGCACATCCTACATCCCGGAGGAGATCCACTGGGGCTTTGAGTTTGTGCCTGtggtctctctctccaaaaacgGAAAGTACGTGGCTGACTTCAGTCAGTTTGAACAGATCCGGAAGAGCCTCGATTGCACGTTTTACTGCGCGGATTCGGAGAAGCAGAAACTGGAGGAAAAGTACAGGCAGGAGGATCAGAGGGAGAGGGAACTGAGAACTCTCttgttacaacagagcaatgtctgA